The following proteins are encoded in a genomic region of Sorangiineae bacterium MSr12523:
- a CDS encoding HAD family hydrolase: MIEMVAFDADDTLWHNESIFTVTQEKFLALMKPFVSSEGIEERLVATEIKNSKLFGYGIKAFMLSMIETAIELSEERVGARQIQEIIDAGRAMLSHPVDLLPGAADAVAKVSETHKVMLITKGDILDQESKLARSGLGDRFSAVEIVSEKRPATYERILTRLGIAPEKFLMVGNSLKSDVVPVLDIGGVGVHVPYHTTWAAERVEDEEAVRKRPRFHHIDSLAELPVLLSRLDAAT; the protein is encoded by the coding sequence ATGATCGAGATGGTCGCCTTCGATGCGGACGATACGCTGTGGCATAACGAGTCCATTTTCACCGTCACGCAAGAGAAATTCCTCGCGTTGATGAAGCCGTTCGTTTCCTCGGAGGGAATCGAGGAGCGGCTCGTGGCCACCGAGATCAAGAACTCGAAGCTGTTCGGCTATGGGATCAAGGCGTTCATGCTCTCGATGATCGAGACGGCCATCGAGCTCTCGGAGGAACGGGTCGGCGCCCGGCAGATTCAGGAGATCATCGACGCGGGTCGCGCCATGCTATCGCACCCCGTGGACCTGTTGCCCGGCGCGGCCGATGCCGTGGCCAAGGTGAGCGAGACGCACAAAGTCATGCTCATCACCAAGGGAGATATCTTGGATCAGGAGTCGAAACTCGCCCGCTCGGGGTTGGGCGATCGATTCTCCGCCGTGGAAATCGTCTCGGAAAAGCGGCCTGCCACGTACGAGCGCATTCTCACGCGGCTGGGCATCGCGCCCGAGAAGTTCCTGATGGTGGGCAACTCACTCAAGTCCGACGTGGTGCCGGTGCTCGACATCGGCGGGGTCGGCGTGCACGTGCCCTATCACACGACATGGGCCGCGGAGCGGGTGGAGGACGAGGAGGCCGTTCGCAAGCGCCCCAGGTTTCATCACATCGACTCGCTCGCCGAGCTCCCCGTATTGCTCTCGCGCCTCGACGCGGCCACGTGA
- a CDS encoding sigma-70 family RNA polymerase sigma factor → MGVFAACLQSRGVTATRGWDAVERQFDAMFAAAMAAWPTVRVEADVFAQYVGARLPENGAIEEALAALHGADLYLACACASGDTGAIGVFDGAMRDVAEGTLARFPGARLLGDDTRQVLCAKLFVSEGGTPPRIAEYSGRGSLRGWFRVALSRQILSAIRATKREVALDEDALALTPASSGDPELSHLRRRFSSEFAQAFASAMRALESSERNVLRHHYIDGLSIDEIGAIYRIHRVTAARRLTRAREALVAGTRRFLAARLHASPSELRSAMRILDGAVDITLQRALRETGPFDDNPSSSAHSGLTGSK, encoded by the coding sequence ATGGGAGTTTTTGCCGCCTGCTTGCAATCGCGCGGAGTCACGGCGACGCGCGGGTGGGATGCCGTCGAGCGCCAGTTCGATGCCATGTTCGCGGCGGCGATGGCCGCATGGCCGACGGTGCGCGTGGAGGCGGACGTGTTCGCGCAGTACGTCGGCGCACGCCTACCGGAAAATGGCGCCATCGAAGAGGCGCTCGCCGCGCTGCACGGCGCGGATCTGTACCTGGCCTGCGCATGCGCGTCGGGCGATACGGGCGCCATCGGTGTGTTCGACGGCGCCATGCGGGACGTGGCCGAGGGCACCTTGGCCCGATTCCCGGGCGCACGCCTCTTGGGCGACGATACTCGTCAAGTGCTCTGCGCGAAGTTGTTCGTCTCGGAGGGCGGCACCCCGCCGCGGATTGCCGAATATTCGGGCCGCGGCAGCCTGCGCGGATGGTTCCGGGTCGCACTTTCACGGCAGATCTTGAGTGCCATTCGCGCCACCAAGCGCGAAGTCGCATTGGACGAGGATGCGCTCGCGCTCACGCCCGCCTCGAGCGGCGATCCCGAGCTGTCGCATTTGCGGCGGCGCTTCTCCTCCGAATTTGCCCAGGCATTCGCCTCCGCCATGCGCGCGCTGGAAAGCTCCGAGCGCAACGTGCTGCGCCACCACTACATCGACGGCCTGTCGATTGACGAAATTGGCGCCATTTACCGCATTCACCGCGTGACGGCGGCGCGACGGTTGACGCGTGCGCGCGAAGCACTGGTGGCGGGTACGCGTCGCTTTCTGGCAGCGCGCCTGCACGCCAGCCCGAGCGAACTTCGAAGTGCGATGCGCATTCTCGATGGTGCCGTGGACATCACGCTGCAGCGTGCGCTTCGCGAGACCGGCCCCTTCGACGACAATCCGTCTTCTTCGGCACATTCTGGCCTGACTGGCTCGAAATGA
- a CDS encoding PAS domain-containing protein, with protein sequence MSNDDVSAPDEGRGGHPNDETDATFIIVGVGASAGGIEALAHLVGRLTLDHLALVVIQHLAPSHESFLAPLLARNSSIRVQTAEDGMRVEPNGIYVIPPNVNLAILSGVLHLMPPTPRPGPALSVDFFFRSLAEDQGSRAVGVVLSGTGTDGTLGLKAIKQAGGITFAQDPNTAKYDGMPRHALASGCVDFCLAPDAIAGELMSIGHHPYWHERAVPRPKTEFEGVSKLILLMRSMFGNDLTYYKPSTIERRIERRLALHKFERLEDYVKLAQSNPDEVRALYKDILISVTSFFRDTEAYEALRTRIFPRMLENKGPGSSIRIWVPASSTGEEAYSIAIALLEFLDDRAQEYRIQIFGTDVDENAISHARRGVYPENIVLDVTPEHLRRFFVKKDASYQISRRVRDMVVFSVQNITKDAPFSRLDLVSCRNLLIYLQPAMQKKVLRILHYSLNPNGFLLLGTSETVGDSPDLFSLVDRKNKLYAAKHVPTQTSADIGFGTGVRETALVAPTTANMRPILNIAALAERKILEVYGPPGVVINENLEILHFRGRTGPYFEPAAGAASLNILRLARPEIHADIRRTIHQSIKDDVRASAVCKMTENGSTRSFRIDVLPVTEPETKSNCMLVLFVELPELPGPAQVLTQAPSAVDESRLQDMERELLVAREYLQSTIEELESANEELKSSNEELQSSNEELQSTNEELETSKEELQSANEELTTVNDELQTRMLEQQLTNDDLHNVLNGVDTMLIITGIDLRIRRFTFAAEKHLNLLPGDIGRSISHLNPFVGGLRLEQLGADVIETLTPFTQEVQAPDQRWYSLRMTPYKTLEHSITGVVITLADIDVRRRAFQLGQDVAEYAGMFLDVIGHPLTIIDARKKIVWANRHFYPNFGVSPDGVIGKSFAELPSGPWKNPKLDEFVEATMVTGGSFHEIEISYAVEGETPTKSVRVSGSRMPPMGGNAGLLLLSFENATTERASSA encoded by the coding sequence ATGTCCAACGACGACGTCTCCGCCCCGGACGAAGGCCGAGGCGGGCACCCCAATGACGAGACGGATGCAACCTTCATCATCGTAGGGGTTGGCGCGTCCGCCGGAGGGATCGAAGCCCTGGCCCACTTGGTGGGCCGTCTCACCCTCGATCACCTGGCGCTCGTGGTCATCCAACACCTCGCGCCGTCCCACGAGAGCTTTCTCGCCCCGCTGCTGGCGCGCAACAGCTCGATTCGCGTGCAGACGGCCGAAGACGGGATGCGGGTCGAGCCCAATGGCATCTACGTCATCCCGCCCAACGTGAACCTGGCCATCCTGAGCGGTGTGTTGCACTTGATGCCGCCGACTCCGCGCCCTGGCCCCGCGCTGTCCGTGGATTTCTTTTTCCGATCCCTGGCGGAGGATCAAGGTTCCCGTGCGGTTGGTGTGGTGCTCTCTGGTACCGGCACCGATGGGACGCTCGGCCTCAAGGCCATCAAGCAAGCGGGGGGCATTACCTTCGCGCAGGACCCCAACACGGCCAAGTACGACGGGATGCCACGGCATGCGCTCGCCAGTGGATGCGTGGACTTCTGTCTCGCGCCCGACGCGATCGCCGGCGAATTGATGAGCATCGGACACCATCCGTACTGGCACGAGCGAGCGGTTCCTCGTCCCAAAACCGAGTTCGAAGGCGTGAGCAAGCTCATTCTGCTCATGCGATCCATGTTCGGAAACGATCTGACGTACTACAAGCCGAGCACCATCGAGCGTCGCATCGAGCGCCGGCTTGCGCTCCACAAATTCGAGAGGCTGGAGGATTACGTCAAGCTCGCGCAGTCGAATCCCGATGAAGTGCGTGCGCTCTACAAAGATATTCTCATCAGCGTGACGAGCTTCTTCCGCGACACCGAAGCATACGAGGCTCTGAGGACGAGGATATTTCCCCGTATGTTGGAGAACAAGGGGCCGGGCTCCAGCATTCGCATTTGGGTTCCGGCCTCGTCCACGGGCGAGGAGGCGTACTCGATTGCCATTGCACTTCTCGAGTTTCTCGACGACCGCGCCCAAGAATACCGTATTCAAATCTTTGGCACGGACGTCGACGAAAATGCCATATCGCACGCCCGCCGGGGTGTTTATCCGGAGAATATCGTCCTCGATGTGACGCCCGAGCATTTGCGCCGGTTCTTCGTCAAAAAAGACGCCAGTTATCAAATTAGCCGGCGTGTGCGCGACATGGTCGTCTTTTCCGTGCAAAACATCACGAAAGACGCCCCGTTTTCGCGGCTCGACTTGGTCAGCTGCCGCAACCTGCTCATCTATCTGCAGCCGGCCATGCAGAAGAAAGTGTTGCGCATTCTGCACTATTCGCTCAATCCAAATGGCTTCTTGCTCTTGGGAACCTCGGAAACCGTCGGCGATTCGCCGGACCTATTTTCCCTGGTGGACCGTAAGAACAAACTTTATGCAGCCAAGCACGTACCAACGCAAACTTCGGCCGACATCGGGTTCGGCACCGGCGTGCGCGAAACGGCGCTGGTCGCTCCCACGACGGCGAACATGCGGCCCATTCTGAACATCGCTGCGCTGGCCGAGCGCAAGATCCTCGAGGTGTACGGACCGCCGGGCGTGGTCATCAACGAGAACCTGGAGATTTTGCATTTCCGCGGCCGGACCGGCCCGTATTTCGAACCGGCGGCGGGGGCGGCGAGCTTGAACATCCTTCGCCTGGCACGACCGGAAATTCACGCGGATATCCGGCGTACGATCCACCAGTCGATCAAGGACGATGTGCGCGCCAGCGCCGTCTGCAAGATGACCGAGAATGGATCCACGCGCTCGTTCCGGATCGATGTGCTGCCGGTGACGGAGCCCGAAACGAAATCGAATTGCATGCTCGTTCTCTTCGTCGAGCTGCCCGAGCTACCAGGCCCGGCCCAAGTGCTGACCCAGGCGCCCTCGGCCGTCGATGAATCGCGCTTGCAGGACATGGAGCGCGAGCTTTTGGTGGCACGCGAATACCTGCAGAGCACCATCGAAGAGCTCGAGAGCGCGAACGAAGAGCTCAAGTCATCCAACGAAGAATTGCAGTCTTCGAATGAAGAGCTGCAAAGCACCAATGAGGAGCTCGAGACTTCCAAGGAAGAGCTGCAATCGGCGAACGAGGAGCTGACGACGGTCAACGACGAGCTACAAACGCGTATGCTGGAGCAGCAGCTCACCAACGACGACCTGCACAACGTCCTCAATGGTGTGGACACCATGCTGATCATCACGGGCATCGATTTGCGCATCCGGCGCTTTACGTTCGCGGCCGAGAAGCATTTGAATCTTCTGCCCGGCGACATTGGCCGGTCCATCAGCCACCTCAATCCGTTCGTCGGCGGGCTCCGGCTGGAGCAACTCGGTGCCGATGTCATCGAAACGCTCACGCCGTTCACGCAAGAGGTGCAGGCTCCGGATCAGCGCTGGTATTCGCTACGGATGACGCCGTACAAGACGCTCGAACACTCGATCACCGGTGTGGTCATCACGTTGGCGGACATCGACGTGCGCCGGCGCGCGTTTCAGCTCGGGCAGGACGTGGCGGAGTACGCGGGGATGTTCCTGGACGTCATTGGCCACCCCTTGACAATCATCGATGCGCGCAAAAAAATCGTGTGGGCCAACCGCCACTTCTACCCCAATTTCGGCGTTTCCCCCGATGGCGTCATCGGAAAATCCTTCGCCGAACTACCGTCGGGCCCCTGGAAGAATCCCAAGTTGGACGAGTTCGTCGAGGCGACCATGGTGACCGGCGGATCGTTTCACGAGATCGAGATTTCGTATGCAGTCGAAGGCGAAACGCCCACTAAATCGGTTCGCGTGAGCGGTAGCCGCATGCCACCCATGGGCGGTAACGCGGGCCTTCTCTTGTTGTCATTCGAAAATGCCACGACGGAGCGTGCATCATCGGCGTGA
- a CDS encoding ATP-binding protein yields the protein MGAYREVSRTQLEHALEALESNTGLKEPVAEVQRLLHELQVHQIELEAQNKDLKEAQQQLEESRSRYADLFDFAPVGYCTFDRHGLVLEINITATAMFRIARANAVGKGFTQIVALSDPSAFRAHLNTCFTEEVRVTTEITITPKEQAPIVIQMVSSPVINTNGVVVACRTTLTNISALKSSENILRFLADASEALSSSLEYSHTLATVVRLAVPVLADICFLDILDEDNQLRRLEVAFADEGKRFLVDAIKRAVPELDSKAPEIQVLRSGKARAVSDGPRSLHDSLPPQIAGIARSVLFVPLTARERTLGVLTLIMAESARSYSPRELAVAQDVGRRAAMALDNARLYDTARQAIRGREDILAIVSHDLKEPLNGITLASSTLESWSKVSADAQTNRLLQIVLRSAHRMDRLINELLDCSSIQSGHLSVRKRDCSVQELLSDAQEMFTQLADEDGITLHVEPLPAPMMISCDRERIYQVLSNLIGNGIKFTESGGRVELRVEDRGDEVLFKVSDTGPGIPKDRLPRLFEQFWQAEDSSKKGRGLGLFIAKGIVVAHDGKIWAESRLGDGTTLFVSLPKGTLESSQERRSTRPRAQLDDAIMVVDDDPEIRDLLAGILEQEGSIVTQMPNGRAALEYLRDSGLRPRLILLDLRMPIMDGWQCMSELRNDAEFAAIPVVVVSSAEFAPQAASLGIDFLEKPVRIDRLLETVRRYRVRSSSVS from the coding sequence GTGGGAGCCTATCGGGAGGTATCGAGGACGCAGCTGGAACATGCTCTTGAGGCGCTCGAATCGAATACCGGGCTCAAGGAGCCGGTCGCGGAGGTCCAGCGTCTGTTGCACGAGCTGCAAGTCCACCAGATCGAGCTCGAGGCGCAGAACAAGGATCTCAAAGAGGCGCAGCAGCAACTCGAGGAGTCGCGCAGCCGCTACGCCGATCTCTTCGATTTCGCGCCCGTGGGCTACTGCACCTTCGATCGCCATGGGTTGGTGCTCGAGATCAACATCACGGCGACGGCCATGTTCCGCATCGCGCGCGCCAACGCCGTGGGCAAAGGCTTCACGCAGATCGTTGCCCTGAGCGACCCGTCCGCGTTTCGGGCGCATCTGAATACCTGCTTCACGGAAGAGGTGCGCGTGACCACCGAGATCACCATCACACCGAAGGAGCAGGCTCCCATCGTGATTCAGATGGTGTCGAGCCCCGTGATCAATACCAACGGCGTGGTGGTGGCATGCCGAACCACGCTCACCAATATCTCGGCGTTGAAGTCGTCGGAAAATATTCTGCGCTTCTTGGCCGATGCCAGTGAAGCGCTCTCCTCCTCGCTCGAATACTCGCACACGCTCGCGACCGTGGTGCGGCTCGCCGTACCCGTTCTGGCCGATATTTGCTTTTTGGACATTCTGGACGAAGACAACCAACTGCGCCGTCTGGAAGTGGCCTTTGCCGATGAGGGAAAGCGGTTTCTCGTGGATGCCATCAAGCGCGCCGTTCCCGAGCTGGACTCCAAGGCGCCCGAGATCCAGGTCTTGCGCTCGGGCAAGGCACGGGCCGTTTCCGATGGGCCCCGGTCCCTCCACGACTCGCTACCGCCGCAGATCGCGGGGATTGCCCGTTCGGTCCTGTTCGTTCCGCTCACCGCGCGGGAGCGAACGCTGGGCGTGCTTACGCTCATCATGGCCGAATCGGCCCGCTCGTATTCGCCGCGTGAGCTCGCCGTGGCGCAGGACGTCGGCCGCCGTGCGGCCATGGCGCTCGACAATGCGCGTCTCTACGACACGGCACGCCAGGCGATCCGCGGGCGCGAGGACATTCTGGCCATCGTTTCCCACGATTTGAAGGAGCCGCTCAACGGCATCACGCTCGCCTCGTCGACGTTGGAATCGTGGTCCAAAGTTTCGGCCGACGCCCAGACGAACCGCCTCTTGCAGATCGTGCTGCGCTCTGCGCACCGCATGGATCGGCTGATCAACGAGCTGCTCGATTGTTCGAGCATTCAATCGGGGCACCTTTCCGTTCGCAAGCGCGACTGCTCCGTGCAGGAGCTGTTGAGCGACGCCCAAGAGATGTTCACCCAGCTGGCCGACGAGGACGGGATCACCCTCCACGTCGAGCCATTGCCCGCGCCGATGATGATCTCGTGCGACAGAGAGCGCATTTATCAGGTGCTGTCCAACTTGATTGGCAATGGCATCAAGTTCACCGAATCGGGCGGCAGGGTCGAGCTGCGCGTCGAAGATCGCGGCGACGAGGTGCTGTTCAAGGTCTCCGATACGGGCCCGGGCATTCCGAAAGATCGACTGCCCCGTTTGTTCGAGCAATTCTGGCAAGCCGAGGATAGCTCGAAGAAGGGACGCGGGCTCGGGCTGTTCATTGCCAAAGGCATCGTGGTGGCCCACGACGGCAAGATTTGGGCGGAGAGCCGCCTTGGCGACGGGACCACGCTCTTCGTGAGCTTGCCCAAGGGTACGTTGGAGAGCTCGCAGGAGCGTAGGTCAACGCGTCCGCGCGCGCAGCTGGACGACGCGATCATGGTCGTGGACGACGATCCGGAGATACGCGACCTTTTGGCCGGCATACTCGAGCAGGAAGGCTCCATCGTGACGCAGATGCCCAACGGGCGTGCGGCGCTCGAATATCTGCGCGATTCGGGGCTGCGCCCGCGGCTCATTTTGCTCGATTTGCGTATGCCCATCATGGACGGTTGGCAATGCATGAGCGAGCTTCGCAATGATGCGGAGTTTGCCGCCATTCCGGTCGTCGTGGTCTCCAGCGCGGAATTTGCTCCGCAGGCCGCGAGTCTGGGCATCGATTTTCTGGAGAAGCCGGTGCGCATCGATCGGCTGCTGGAAACCGTGCGACGCTATCGTGTGCGATCGTCGTCGGTTTCCTGA
- a CDS encoding chemotaxis protein CheB — MIGASTGGVRALLDVVSRLPADLAAAVFVVLHEHPLHQSRLPQLLASRGTLQASHALHGDTIVPGHIYVAPPDNHLMLGRGVVRVLRGPKESGHRPAVDALFRTAAASYGPRVIGIILTGQLDCGTAGMLSIKARGGVGIVQNPHEAEARSMPQSALDHATIDHVATLEELPALITRLVSEPAGEAPAGQVSPALMRFEGKERGTPAMFVCPECQGTVSEASLGDFTVFRCHTGHSFTLESIDTEQANEVERALWAAVRALEEGATMSKRLASTAAGDLREKFIEKAHAQARNAKVVRDLILGGLATEKTQETDDDRTR; from the coding sequence GTGATCGGCGCGTCGACGGGCGGCGTTCGCGCCTTGCTCGACGTGGTGTCGCGACTGCCGGCCGACCTCGCGGCGGCGGTGTTCGTCGTCCTTCACGAACACCCGCTGCACCAAAGCCGCCTGCCGCAGTTGCTGGCGAGCCGCGGCACCCTTCAGGCGTCGCATGCTTTGCACGGCGACACCATTGTCCCCGGCCACATCTACGTCGCGCCGCCGGACAATCACCTCATGCTGGGGCGCGGCGTCGTGCGCGTGCTGCGCGGCCCGAAAGAGAGTGGCCATCGTCCGGCCGTGGATGCGCTGTTTCGCACCGCCGCCGCGTCGTATGGACCACGCGTCATCGGCATCATCCTCACGGGGCAGCTCGATTGCGGCACCGCCGGCATGCTGTCGATCAAAGCGCGGGGCGGCGTGGGCATCGTTCAAAATCCGCACGAGGCGGAAGCGCGCAGCATGCCGCAGAGCGCCCTCGACCACGCGACCATCGACCATGTCGCCACGTTGGAAGAGCTCCCCGCGTTGATCACGCGCTTGGTCTCCGAGCCCGCGGGCGAGGCTCCCGCAGGCCAAGTCTCACCGGCGCTCATGCGGTTCGAGGGAAAAGAGAGAGGAACCCCCGCCATGTTCGTCTGCCCCGAATGCCAGGGCACCGTCAGCGAGGCCTCCCTCGGAGACTTCACCGTGTTTCGTTGCCACACGGGGCATTCCTTCACATTGGAGAGCATTGACACGGAGCAGGCAAACGAGGTCGAGCGCGCGCTCTGGGCGGCTGTCCGTGCCCTCGAGGAGGGTGCGACCATGTCGAAACGCCTCGCCTCCACCGCCGCGGGAGACCTTCGGGAGAAGTTCATCGAAAAGGCGCACGCGCAAGCTCGCAATGCGAAGGTCGTTCGCGACCTCATTCTGGGCGGCCTGGCCACGGAGAAAACTCAGGAAACCGACGACGATCGCACACGATAG
- a CDS encoding arginase family protein, translated as MRFTGYVLAAAVLLVSCTKSPSSVTTTSAEPAPAPPVGKVHIGVVDAPFHLGLRPPKPGHEPGVRKLADALRGTGLVARLGAADRGAVPPPAYAFEKDPETRIYNAAAIRSYSEKLARSVEEVIQRGEFALVLGGDCSILVGALSASSPRKHRGLIYMDAHTDFGPPPAVGGGIALALATGYGPPSMQRFGGRLPLVREEDAVLFGARDPDDLRDFRGRSKVEAVDLAKLRGKGAKQAARDVVTRFRSQGVDDVWIHLDADVLDDAIMPAVDSRSPDGLSYAELKDVLSEFLSSGLVTGMDIAIFDPELDPTGKMARAFSDALVEVLPLGLSNRQDAKNAKGLGDRE; from the coding sequence ATGCGATTTACTGGTTACGTCCTCGCGGCCGCGGTTTTGCTGGTTTCGTGCACCAAATCCCCGAGTTCGGTGACCACCACGAGCGCCGAGCCGGCGCCTGCACCACCGGTGGGCAAGGTCCACATTGGCGTGGTGGATGCGCCGTTTCATCTCGGGCTCCGTCCGCCCAAGCCGGGGCACGAGCCGGGGGTGCGCAAGCTGGCGGATGCGCTTCGAGGCACCGGGCTGGTCGCCCGGCTCGGTGCAGCGGACCGGGGTGCGGTGCCGCCGCCCGCGTACGCCTTCGAGAAAGATCCCGAGACGCGCATTTACAACGCCGCCGCGATTCGTTCCTATTCGGAAAAGCTCGCCCGAAGTGTCGAAGAGGTGATCCAGCGCGGGGAATTCGCGCTGGTGCTGGGCGGCGATTGCAGCATCCTCGTGGGCGCGCTCTCGGCGTCATCGCCGCGCAAACACCGAGGCCTCATTTACATGGATGCACACACGGATTTCGGTCCGCCTCCCGCGGTCGGTGGAGGCATCGCCCTGGCGCTGGCCACTGGCTACGGCCCGCCCTCGATGCAACGCTTCGGTGGCCGATTGCCCTTGGTGCGCGAGGAGGACGCCGTCTTGTTCGGTGCGCGCGATCCGGACGATCTGCGCGATTTCCGCGGCCGGTCCAAAGTCGAAGCGGTGGACTTGGCGAAGCTTCGCGGAAAAGGAGCCAAGCAAGCCGCCCGCGACGTGGTGACGCGCTTTCGCTCCCAAGGTGTCGACGATGTATGGATCCACCTGGACGCCGACGTGCTCGACGACGCCATCATGCCCGCCGTCGATTCACGCTCCCCCGACGGCCTTTCCTATGCCGAATTGAAAGACGTTCTGTCCGAGTTCTTGTCGTCGGGGTTGGTCACCGGCATGGATATCGCGATTTTCGACCCAGAGCTCGATCCCACGGGAAAGATGGCGCGCGCCTTCAGTGACGCGCTGGTCGAGGTATTGCCATTAGGATTGTCGAACCGCCAAGACGCCAAGAACGCCAAGGGGTTGGGGGATCGTGAATGA
- a CDS encoding DUF885 domain-containing protein — protein MSQAVALTSLIQREWQYQLEHSPVYASLMGDHRYDDRWDDLSLAGLEEDYRHGLAVLEELRHIDRNGLSPEDQLNYDLFRRDYQIWTEEYARKLHLVPTTHFSWLPEGVRQRPGIQTAYQLADQLRFESVNDYENWIARLRGFRTLIDRIVALMREGIRERLVPPRIVLQRIPAQIEKQLVDDPARSDFYGPFTRFPAGIDGAARTRLAAEGLDAVANGVQPAMRHFLQFLEEEYLPAGPEAVGIGDWPGGEETYAFLARKYTTTAFTPDEIHGMGLAEVARIRGEMETVKQKTGFTGSLHEFFHFLHTDPRFYYETGEELLVQSRNLAKRIDPLLVKLFKTFPRAPYGVEPTPEAMAPDATTGFYFPAAADGSRAGLYYVNLYKPETRPRWEMVPLTLHEAVPGHHFQTQLAAEQRGIPDFRRYGFHVAYGEGWALYAETLGDELGLYDDPYDKFGQHVFDIFRAVRLVVDTGLHVKGWTRKQAIDYFLENTPRPELDITNEVDRYIALPGQALGYKIGQLKISELRTRAERTLGDRFDVRAFHDVVLLEGSMTLDILEQRVDAWIESNRQGAKDAKMD, from the coding sequence ATGTCGCAAGCGGTCGCTCTTACGTCCCTCATTCAACGCGAGTGGCAATACCAACTCGAGCACAGCCCCGTGTACGCGTCCTTGATGGGCGACCACCGGTACGACGATCGCTGGGACGATCTGAGCCTCGCCGGCCTCGAAGAGGATTACCGCCACGGCCTTGCCGTCCTCGAAGAGCTGCGCCACATCGATCGCAACGGCCTGTCGCCCGAGGACCAGCTGAATTACGACTTGTTCCGCCGCGATTACCAAATATGGACCGAGGAATACGCGCGCAAGCTGCACCTCGTTCCGACGACGCATTTCAGCTGGCTCCCCGAGGGAGTCCGCCAGCGCCCCGGCATTCAGACCGCATACCAGCTGGCGGACCAATTGCGTTTCGAGTCGGTAAACGACTATGAAAACTGGATCGCCCGGCTGCGGGGTTTCCGCACGCTGATCGATCGGATCGTCGCCTTGATGCGCGAGGGCATCCGCGAGCGGCTCGTGCCCCCGCGCATCGTGCTGCAGCGCATTCCGGCCCAAATCGAGAAACAACTCGTCGACGACCCTGCCCGCAGCGATTTCTACGGACCTTTCACGCGCTTTCCCGCCGGCATCGACGGCGCCGCGCGCACGCGTCTCGCGGCCGAGGGCCTCGATGCCGTGGCAAACGGCGTGCAGCCAGCCATGCGGCACTTTTTGCAATTTCTCGAAGAGGAATATCTCCCCGCCGGCCCGGAGGCCGTGGGCATTGGCGATTGGCCCGGCGGCGAAGAGACCTACGCGTTTTTGGCGCGCAAATACACGACCACGGCCTTCACACCGGACGAGATCCACGGCATGGGCCTCGCGGAGGTCGCGCGCATTCGTGGCGAGATGGAAACGGTAAAGCAGAAAACCGGTTTCACCGGCTCGCTGCACGAGTTCTTCCATTTCCTGCACACCGATCCACGCTTCTATTACGAGACGGGCGAGGAGCTTCTCGTGCAGTCGCGCAACTTGGCCAAGCGGATCGATCCGCTGCTGGTCAAGCTGTTCAAAACCTTTCCGCGAGCGCCTTATGGCGTCGAGCCCACCCCGGAGGCCATGGCGCCCGACGCGACCACGGGCTTCTATTTCCCGGCGGCCGCCGATGGTTCGCGGGCGGGTCTCTATTACGTCAATCTGTACAAGCCGGAAACGCGGCCGCGTTGGGAGATGGTGCCCCTCACCTTGCACGAGGCCGTGCCGGGCCATCATTTCCAAACGCAGCTCGCCGCCGAGCAACGCGGCATTCCCGACTTCCGCCGTTATGGATTTCACGTGGCGTACGGCGAAGGTTGGGCGCTCTACGCCGAAACCCTGGGCGACGAGCTCGGATTGTACGATGACCCGTACGACAAATTCGGCCAGCACGTATTCGACATTTTCCGCGCCGTGCGCCTGGTGGTGGACACCGGATTGCACGTCAAAGGTTGGACGCGCAAGCAGGCCATCGACTACTTCCTCGAGAACACGCCGCGCCCGGAGCTCGACATCACCAACGAGGTCGATCGCTACATCGCCCTGCCCGGCCAGGCCCTCGGCTACAAAATCGGCCAATTGAAAATAAGCGAACTGCGCACCCGCGCCGAACGCACCTTGGGCGATCGCTTCGACGTGCGCGCCTTCCATGATGTCGTGCTGCTCGAAGGCTCCATGACCCTGGACATCCTCGAGCAACGCGTCGACGCGTGGATCGAGTCGAACCGCCAAGGCGCCAAGGACGCCAAGATGGATTGA